The following are encoded together in the Anoplopoma fimbria isolate UVic2021 breed Golden Eagle Sablefish chromosome 9, Afim_UVic_2022, whole genome shotgun sequence genome:
- the tmem134 gene encoding transmembrane protein 134 translates to MATQFSIDDAFVLEGDEEGAASDGETEGWKGRDNDREGGEMAFGPLTFSKPQTHPPPAAAGSPDHSNLKYQNLENEDALGSNGNSSFNNFFKISDPANLSYCSSQWSFSTLSSVTQLSAHCCGWVSHPLVKKNRRVVLASFFLLITGVALIFTGVVIQLNPNAGVSSAIFFVPGFLLFIPGVYHVIYISCAVRGRRGFKLFYLPYFEK, encoded by the exons ATGGCGACGCAGTTCAGTATCGATGATGCCTTTGTGTTGGAGGGAGATGAGGAGGGTGCTGCGTctgatggagagacagagggatggaAGGGCAGAGACAACGacagggaaggaggagagatggCATTTGGTCCTCTAACTTTTTCCAAACCTCAGACTCATCCCCCGCCTGCTGCTGCCGGCTCTCCTGATCACAGTAACCTAAAATATCAG AATCTGGAAAATGAAGACGCCTTGGGCAGCAATGGCAATTCATCCTTTAATAACTTCTTCAAAATCAG CGACCCTGCCAATCTGTCTTACTGCAGCTCCCAGTGGTCCTTCAGCACCTTGAGTTCAGTCACACAGCTGTCTGCACACTGCTGCGG GTGGGTGTCCCATCCTCtggtgaagaaaaacagaagagttGTTCTTGCTTCATTCTTTCTCCTCATCACTGGAGTTG cTCTCATTTTCACGGGTGTTGTCATTCAGCTGAATCCCAATGCAG GTGTTTCAAGTGCTATTTTCTTTGTACCTGGATTTCTTCTCTTCATTCCTGGAG TGTACCATGTGATATACATCAGCTGTGCGGTCCGGGGAAGAAGAGGCTTCAAATTGTTCTACCTTCcctattttgaaaaatga
- the serping1 gene encoding plasma protease C1 inhibitor: MKLQAVLCLLLLLNYELSSCTNLRVIPGSSLELPCLSFQTQFTGAAITWKFNGIDVSVSAQSPGSPTVKRDGLYISISPVTAASEGEYMCLMKEDNLEMIRTYNIEVAASLSYTIKVFEGFTAQLPCNFPPSTQIKANALWFKETDLIKRTQLHLEDDATADNLRMEQLYPLDQDQTLIIRDIVMEDAGNYICQSAEGEKLSSVYVIVEAAPTATPPSCSNFTKAWEPCQDENSRIGEPMLQESITEFSMKLYSYLRESQPSSNLLFSPISISAALTHLLLGARGDTRKAIERAVFVPHDFYCVHLQMKKLREKLAGSLQMASQIYYNPQMNLSESFTYQSTQFYEAEPTRLLESSEENTKMINSWVANKTNNKIQHLVDSVPPSTQLILLNAVTFSGQWKVKYDMKPMKGLFTKLDGDLVKVSLLHHQKYMAAMAHVVELKAQVAMFALSGDNSLYILLPRSNKVTDLQQVEERMTDTAVRQMIEQMKATSPQHIEVTLPQIRLDIQSDMNILIKKLGLSSLFEGAEMCGLYAEERVVLDEARHRAFLALTEQGVEAGAVTSVSFSRSFPAFSALRPFVMLLWSDRANVPLFIGRVTDP, from the exons ATGAAACTACAGGCTGTACTTTGCCTCTTGCTGCTGCTCAATTATGAG CTTTCTTCATGCACAAATCTCCGGGTGATACCTGGTTCCTCTCTGGAGCTGCCCTGCCTTTCATTTCAAACTCAATTCACTGGAGCGGCCATCACCTGGAAATTCAATG gTATAGATGTAAGTGTCAGTGCTCAGTCGCCTGGCTCGCCTACAGTTAAACGAGATGGCTTGTATATCTCTATATCCCCTGTTACTGCTGCCAGCGAGGGCGAGTACATGTGTTTGATGAAGGAGGACAACTTGGAGATGATAAGGACATACAACATTGAAGTTGCTG CATCCTTGAGCTATACCATTAAGGTATTTGAGGGCTTCACTGCTCAACTCCCGTGCAATTTCCCACCTTCCACCCAAATCAAGGCCAATGCCCTTTGGTTCAAAGAGACAGATCTTATCAAGAGGACACAGCTGCACCTGGAGGACGATGCAACAGCTGATAATTTGAGAATGGAGCAGCTTTATCCACTTGACCAGGATCAGACCCTCATAATCAGAGACATTGTCATGGAGGATGCTGGAAATTACATATGTCAATCTGCTGAGGGAGAGAAGCTGAGCTCTGTATATGTCATTGTTGAAG CTGCTCCCACCGCTACTCCTCCCTCCTGCAGCAACTTCACCAAAGCGTGGGAGCCCTGCCAGGACGAGAACAGTCGCATAGGGGAACCCATGTTGCAGGAATCCATCACAGAGTTTTCCATGAAGCTGTATTCTTACCTCAGGGAATCACAACCCTCCAGCAACTTGCTCTTCTCTCCTATCAGTATCAGCGCGGCGCTGACCCATTTGTTATTAG GTGCACGCGGTGACACCCGTAAAGCCATTGAGAGGGCGGTCTTTGTGCCTCATGACTTCTACTGTGTTCACCTCCAGATGAAGaagctgagagagaagctggCCGGCTCCTTGCAGATGGCTTCTCAGATCTACTATAACCCAC AAATGAATCTTAGCGAATCCTTTACTTACCAGTCCACCCAGTTCTATGAAGCTGAGCCCACCAGGCTACTGGAAAGCAGcgaggaaaacacaaagatgatCAACAGCTGGGTGGCAAATAAGaccaacaataaaatacaacacttgGTTGACTCCGTACCACCCAGTACACAGCTGATTCTGCTCAACGCGGTCACCTTTAGTG gtcaGTGGAAGGTCAAGTATGACATGAAACCCATGAAAGGACTTTTCACAAAACTGGATGGTGATCTGGTGAAGGTGTCGCTCCTCCATCACCAGAAATACATGGCGGCTATGGCGCATGTAGTTGAGCTGAAGGCACAG GTGGCGATGTTTGCCCTCTCTGGTGACAACAGTCTTTACATCCTGCTACCTCGCTCCAACAAAGTGACTGACctgcagcaggtggaggagaggatgacGGACACGGCTGTGCGTCAAATGATAGAACAAATGAAAGCAACATCTCCTCAGCATATCGAAGTCACTCTGCCCCAAATCAGACTGGATATCCAATCAGACATGAACATACTTATCAAGAAATTAG GACTGTCATCACTCTTCGAGGGTGCCGAGATGTGTGGTCTCTACGCAGAAGAGAGGGTGGTTCTGGACGAGGCCAGACACAGAGCCTTCCTCGCACTCACCGAACAAGGGGTTGAGGCCGGGGCCGTCACCTCTGTGTCGTTCTCTCGCTCCTTCCCTGCCTTCTCTGCCCTGCGGCCTTTCGTCATGCTGCTGTGGAGTGACCGGGCCAATGTGCCACTCTTTATTGGCAGAGTGACCGAcccatga